One stretch of Cellulomonas wangsupingiae DNA includes these proteins:
- a CDS encoding lytic polysaccharide monooxygenase, whose translation MRLLLSALAAVALAFAMLTAMPAPSAQAHGWISDPPSRQDLCYTGAVKDCGPVQYEPWSVEAKKGSMLCSGGGRFTELDNESRAWPRQNLTTNETFTWDIVANHSTSTWEYFVDGRLHTTINDNGAQPPKRFTHTINNLPEGNHKIFVRWNIADTVNAFYQCIDAYITPGGNPAPQPTPTTTTPAPDPTTTTPAPQPGNGACTATVRAANSWGSGFQGEVTVKAGSAAINSWVVTVNGATITQAWSSTLSGSDTLANAEWNGKLGAGASTTAGFIASGTGSNLSATCTAG comes from the coding sequence GTGAGACTGCTCCTGTCCGCCCTGGCGGCGGTCGCACTGGCCTTCGCGATGCTCACCGCCATGCCCGCGCCGTCCGCCCAGGCGCACGGGTGGATCTCCGACCCGCCCAGCCGGCAGGACCTCTGCTACACCGGCGCCGTGAAGGACTGCGGCCCCGTCCAGTACGAGCCGTGGAGCGTGGAGGCCAAGAAGGGCTCGATGCTCTGCTCCGGCGGCGGCCGCTTCACCGAGCTCGACAACGAGTCCCGGGCCTGGCCGCGCCAGAACCTCACGACCAACGAGACCTTCACCTGGGACATCGTGGCCAACCACTCCACGTCGACGTGGGAGTACTTCGTGGACGGCCGGCTGCACACCACGATCAACGACAACGGGGCCCAGCCGCCCAAGCGGTTCACCCACACCATCAACAACCTGCCCGAGGGCAACCACAAGATCTTCGTCCGGTGGAACATCGCCGACACGGTGAACGCGTTCTACCAGTGCATCGACGCGTACATCACGCCCGGCGGGAACCCGGCACCGCAGCCCACGCCGACCACGACCACGCCGGCACCGGATCCGACCACGACGACCCCGGCACCGCAGCCGGGCAACGGCGCCTGCACCGCCACGGTGCGTGCCGCCAACTCGTGGGGCAGCGGCTTCCAGGGTGAGGTCACCGTGAAGGCGGGCAGCGCGGCGATCAACAGCTGGGTGGTCACCGTGAACGGCGCCACGATCACGCAGGCGTGGAGCTCCACCCTCAGCGGCAGCGACACGCTCGCCAACGCGGAGTGGAACGGCAAGCTCGGCGCGGGTGCCTCGACGACCGCGGGCTTCATCGCCAGCGGGACCGGCAGCAACCTGAGCGCCACCTGCACCGCCGGCTGA